DNA sequence from the Candidatus Margulisiibacteriota bacterium genome:
CAGGGACAAAAGTTTGACGAGCGGGGGAATCTCAAAGGGTGGTGGACTAAACAGGACGAGACGAATTTTAAGGCTAAGGCAAAAGCAGTAATTGAGCAGGCCAGGGCTTATGAACAATTCCCCGGAATGCCGCTTAATGGGGAGCTGACTTTAGGCGAGAATATTGCCGACTTGGGAGGGGTAAGTATCTCTCATGACGCTCTTCAGCTCGCTTTAGGAAAGAAAAAACAACCGCTGATTGATGGTTTGACCCCGGAACAGCGCTTTTTCCTATCTTACGCCGAGGTTTGGAAGACCAATATGAGGGATGAACGGGCCAAGATGCTGATCAAAGTAGATCCCCACTCGCCGGCCAGGTACCGGGTTAATGGCCCATTGAGCAATCTGCAAGAGTTTTATACTGCGTTCAATGTTACTTCCAACGAGACGATGTATCGGCCGGCAGCCAAGAGGGCCAAGGTCTGGTAGGCTCCTTTTCTTGTATTTTATAGTCAACAAAAATACCCCTTGACAAAACACATTGAAATACTATACAATGTCTATCGATATAGTAGGGTAAGGTTTTGGAGGTTGTTATGAAGATCACTTTTAAAGGAGATTACGCGCTTAAGGCGGTGCTTGATTTAAGTGCTGGTTATGGAGCGCCGCGGCGGATCGAAGAGATCGCCAGGCGGCAGGATATCCCGGTAAAGTTTCTGGAGCAGATCCTCCTTTCATTAAAGAAGGGGGGCTTTGTTCGGAGCCGGCGCGGACCAAGTGGCGGCTATGAGCTGGCCCGCTCCCCGGAAAAGATCACCCTTGGCCAGGTCATTCGTTACGTCGAAGGGCCGGTCGAACCGATTAGCTGCGTTTTGAAAAAAGGAGGGACCCGCTGCAACTTTGCTGACCGATGTGTCCTGCACGACGTTTTTGACGAGATCGGGGTTTATCTGGCCAAGAAAGTCGATTCCCTGAACTTTGCCGAATTGCGCGACAGGCAGAAGAGAAAAGAGATCCAACGAAAGAAAATTTTGGATTATTCAATATAAAAGGAGACGAGGTCATGGCTAAAATAGCTGAAAACATGATCGAATTAATCGGCCACACACCGCTTTTAAAATTAAATCGGTTTGCTGCTGGTCTGCCGGGAAAAATTATCGCCAAACTGGAATATTTTAATCCGGCCGGTTCGGTCAAGGACCGGATCGGCGCGGCGATGATCGAAGCGGGGGAAAAAGCGGGGAAGATCAAGAAAGATACGATAATAATTGAGCCGACTTCCGGAAATACCGGGATCGCCCTTGCCTGGGTCTGCGCTGCCAAAGGATACAAATTGGTTCTAACGATGCCGGAGACGATGAGCGTGGAGCGGCGGAGCCTTTTGAAATTCCTGGGAGCCGAGATCGTCTTGACCGACGGGGCCAAAGGGATGAAAGGGGCGATCGATAAAGCGGACGAGCTGGCCAAAGAGACAAGAAATTCTTTTGTTCCCCAGCAGTTCTCCAATCCGGCCAATCCGGAGATCCACCGCCGGACGACCGCTGAAGAGATTTGGAGCGACAGCGGAGGGAAAGTCGATATTTTTATTGCCGGGGTTGGGACAGGCGGGACGATTACCGGAGTTGGGGAAGTTTTGAAAAAGAAGAATAAAAAGATCAAAGTGGCCGCGGTAGAGCCGGCCGACTCGCCGGTCCTCTCGGGGGGGGCTCCCGGTCCGCACAAGATCCAGGGGATCGGAGCCGGTTTCATTCCGGAGGTCCTCGATCGATCGGTGATCGATGAAGTGATCAAGGTGACCAATGATGAAGCCTTCGAAGCTTCCAGGACGGCCGCCCGGACCGATGGTATACTTGTGGGGATCTCGAGCGGAGCGGCCCTCCACGCGGCGAAAGTAATGGCCGCCAGGCCAGAGAATAAAGGGGAAAATATAATCGTTCTTCTGCCCGATACGGCGGAAAGATATCTTAGCACCGGACTGTTCGAAAGATAAAGGGAGGAAAATAAAATGACGCATAAAGATGAGACCATATTATTGCACGCGGGACAGGTTGTTGATTCCGATACCGGGTCGAGGGCGGTCCCAATTTATCAGACGACCTCATATGTATTTAAAGATAGCGAGCACGCCGCCAATCTTTTTGGCTTGAAGGAGTTTGGCAACATCTATACTAGGCTGATGAACCCGACAACTGATGTTTTGGAAAAACGGGTCGCGGCGCTTGACGGCGGGGTGGCCGCTCTGGCGGTTGCTTCCGGTCAGTCGGCTATTACCTTGGCAATCCTTAACATTGCAAAGTCGGGGGACGAGATTGTTTCGGCCGATAATCTTTACGGTGGGACTTACACTCTGTTTGCCAACACCTTTGCCAAATTTGGGATTAAGGTGACTTTTGTCGATTCCTCCGACCCGGAGAATTTTCGAAAAGCTATTACCCCAAAAACCAAAGCGATCTACGCCGAAACGATTGGCAACCCAAAGCTCAACGTGACCGACCTGGAAAAGCTGGCTAAAGTCGCTCATGACAACGAGATCCCGCTGATCGTTGACAACACGGCGACCCCATACCTGGTTAAGCCAATCGCCCATGGAGCTGATATCGTCGTTTATTCAGCCACCAAATTCATTGGCGGGCATG
Encoded proteins:
- a CDS encoding Rrf2 family transcriptional regulator, yielding MKITFKGDYALKAVLDLSAGYGAPRRIEEIARRQDIPVKFLEQILLSLKKGGFVRSRRGPSGGYELARSPEKITLGQVIRYVEGPVEPISCVLKKGGTRCNFADRCVLHDVFDEIGVYLAKKVDSLNFAELRDRQKRKEIQRKKILDYSI
- the cysK gene encoding cysteine synthase A; protein product: MAKIAENMIELIGHTPLLKLNRFAAGLPGKIIAKLEYFNPAGSVKDRIGAAMIEAGEKAGKIKKDTIIIEPTSGNTGIALAWVCAAKGYKLVLTMPETMSVERRSLLKFLGAEIVLTDGAKGMKGAIDKADELAKETRNSFVPQQFSNPANPEIHRRTTAEEIWSDSGGKVDIFIAGVGTGGTITGVGEVLKKKNKKIKVAAVEPADSPVLSGGAPGPHKIQGIGAGFIPEVLDRSVIDEVIKVTNDEAFEASRTAARTDGILVGISSGAALHAAKVMAARPENKGENIIVLLPDTAERYLSTGLFER